In Brevibacillus marinus, the genomic window TGAGGGGGGGAGAAACAGGGAACACTCTGTTACAATATAGAAGACGCAAACAAGGGAGGAATCGTGGAGATGCTGCGTATCCTGGTATCAAATGACGACGGAATCAACGCGCGCGGGATTCGCCTGCTTGTGGAGACGATCCTGACACTTCCCGAGGTGGAGGTGTTTGTCGTCGCGCCTGCCGATGAAAAAAGCGGTGTCGGGCACAGCATCACCTACCGTTCGGCGTTGTCGCCGACGCCTCATCCGTTTTACGGGCTGCCGGTGCAGGCCTGGCAGGTGAACGGCACGCCGGCAGACTGCATCAAATCGGCTTACCATCTGTTGTTCGCCGACCAGAAGAAGCCCGATCTGGTCCTGTCCGGGATTAACGTCGGCAACAACCTGGGGCGCGACGTGTATTACTCCGGAACCTGCAGCGCCGCGCGGGAGGCGGTGATTCTGGGTATCCCGGCTGTCGCCCTGTCTTATGACAACTTCTTTCATCAGGCGGAGTTCGGCGAGGCCGGGGCGATTGTGCAGCCGCTGCTGCAGCATTTTGTGGAACAGGTGAAGCAGCATCAGTTGCCGTTGGAAGTGTTTTGGAATGTGAATATTCCGCACCGCAAGCGCTCGGAAATCAAAGGGTACGCTCCGGCCATTCTCTCGCTCTACCACTACGAAGACCTGTATCAGCGGGAAGCAGAGGGGTATTGGCTGAGGCGGCAGTACAAGGACGCGGACGGGGACGAACGCGACGATTACCATCTCTTGACAAACGGCTATGTTACGGTTACGCCGATCCACATCGATTCGACGGATCGCCGTTTGTTGGACGAGATGGCCCGCTGGCCGTTGATGACCGGCTGGTCGGGGGAAGAAAAGGAAGAGAAAAAAGGATGAACCGACCGCTGTTACCCGCGATCACGCTTGATCCGACACTGCGCTCCCCGCAGCGGGCAACGATGGGACAGTTCTTGCCGGCTGACGACTACGCCGATCTCTATCGGCTGGCCGCGGAGGAGGGGGCTTGCTTTCCCCGCATCGATGCGGCGGGAAATGTGGAGCTGTATCTCGTCTACGAATCGGTGGAAGCGTTCAGCCAGGCTACGCAAGACGAACTGAGCGTGGACTGGAAAATATACCGGGACAAACTGTTGGTCATTGTTTGGACCGTGTCCGATCCCCGCAAACCGCTGGGCTTCCCGATCTCTTTGCGCGTCGCGGAGGAGAGAGCGAGGTACACGGCCTTGCAGATGGTGCTGCAGCCGTTTGTCTGGGTTCACCATCTGACGCTGCAGGACGGACAGCTTTTGCACATCTACTCCGAGACCCTGACGGTTTCCCCGGCCGAACGGGAGCGGGTGCTGCAACTGGTGGAACGCCTGCTTGCGGAGGATGGCAGCAGGCAGGACCCGCACGCTGGGCCCGCTGATGAGGAAATAGGCGAGGAGAACCTGCTTACCGTGGATGCCGATCAGTTGGGCGATGCGCCGCTTTTGGAAAGCGGTCTGGCCTATCTGTTTGATTACGCGGCGATGGGGCGGGAGCACGGAGCGGAAGGTGCCCAGGAATGGCTGATGGCCGCGCTGCACAAGGCGCTGCTGGTGATGCGCCGCCACCCCCGGAGCGATGTCCGCACGCAGTCGTTTACCGTCTGGGTGGCGGAGCTGCCGCCTTGGCTGTCGCTGATCGTAACGCCTGAGCTGTCCGGGCGGTTTGCTGCGGAAGACAGCAGGGAAGAAGCGGCCAATCCGTTTGATCGCTTTTTCATGACCCTTCCGCAGTTTGTCGAGACGCGGCGGATCCGGCCGCTCGCGGTCGGAGCCTACCCGCTGATCCGCGCCGAACAGGGGAGAATGCTGCACCTGGAATTGACGGAAGCGTTCCAGCGGCGGCTGCAGCGGCTGTTTGCGGCCAACTGGCCGGATGAAGCCAATCCGTATGCCTGAGGAGCGGATCGGCAGCAGGAGGGAAGCGTGAAAACGGAACAAGTTCACTGGCGAAGAGGAGGGACAGGGCGATGCGTCTGTTTGTGGCGATCGACATACCGCGCGAGGCGGCTGGTTACCTGGAAAGCGTGCAGCGGATGGTAAAGGGGGAGCTTGCGGCAAAGCGCTGGCAGCCGTGGAAAAACCTGCACCTGACGCTGCATTTTCTCGGGGAAGTGAGCGAGGCGTCGGTACCGGAACTGGTAGCGGACATGGAGCAGGTGGGTTCGCTCGTCGCTCCGTTTCGCCTGGCGCTCGGCCGGTTCGGCGTGTTTCCCCAGCCGGACCGGCCGCACGTCTTGTGGCTGGGGGTGGCGGAGCAGGGGCAGGGGCAGGCGCTGCAGCGGATCCATCACCTGCTCGGCCAGCGGTTGGCGCGGCATGGCTGGCTGACGCTGGACAAGCGCCCGTACAAGCCGCACATCACGTTGGCCAGAGGCCCCTTTCGCGGAACCCTGCCGGTGCCGCTGACCGACTGGGATGCGCGCTTTCTCGGGACCACGCCGCCGTCCTGGAGCGTGCAGGCGATCCACCTGTACCGTTCGCAACTGCTGCCGCAGGGGGCGGTTCATACCCTGCTTCACTCCGCGCCGTTGACCGGCGGCCCCTCCGCGAGCGGTGAGCAAAAGGCGTAACCCCATCGTAACTCCATCCCGCGTTCGCATTCCGCCGGCGCACGGCAGGCGAGTCTCGTCCGGCGGGCAGGCGGAGCTCAGTCACACGTGAAGTTCCCGTCAAGAATGGGGCCGCGAATGAATAAACTGAACACAGGTGGGCCAGTTTCCCGGTACGTCGCTGCTGGAGGCAGGCGGGAAACCGTCATGATCTGAGAAGGCGGTGGGGTGAAATGAGCGAGTTTACAACCGGGGTGTTGTATGCCAAACAATATGAACCCAGCGTGCTGCTTTCCTTGCCCTTTTCGCGCCAGCCCTACTTCCACAGGCGTCTGAACAAGGCGTGGAACGCGTTTTTTCTCGAGGACGAATGCCTGGAAAAGGCGGAGACGCTGAAGTTCCTGCGGAAGGTGTCGGGCCGCGGCATCCCGTTGTTGTGGTTTCACGATTCCGAAGAGTATGGTTGGGGGTTTCGCCTGTTTGACCAAGGCTATGAGGTGACGTCGGCGACCATTGCCTACGACCTGGAGTGCGAACTGGTTGAACGGGAACTGGAGCGCCGACATCCCGGGATCGACATTGCCCGCGACGTGATCGAGAATGAGCAGCTGCGCCGCGAATACGACCACATCCTGCACGGGCTGATCCACTCGGGGCGGCTGCGGCAGGAGATCCGCAAGGGCATTGAGCGGGTGCAGCCGCACTGTTTCAGGTGCATCCTCTCCGCCTTGCAGATCCAGCAGCTGCAAACCGTGTTTGATCTCAACCTGCTTTGTCAGTACGATGAACAGACGGGCAGTTCGCTCCTGTACGAATCCGTCGACCTGTTCAAAGAGATTCTCGGGATCGAGGAGCTGGTTTGGGTCAGCTACAGCTATCTGGCCAGCGGCGGCAGAGAGTGAAGCGGCCGATCAGCCGGGCGAGCCGGATACATCCCGCGTGAAGCCAATTAGTAACCAACCTCAACCGATGCGATGACGACGTAGATCAGGTCGTTTTGATCGCCTTTGTCCGGCAGCACCACCCCGCTGGTGGTCAGCATGCCACCGTCGATCACCTCAAACGTTACCTGGCCGTAGGGCAGTTCCGCCCGCACGGCAGCCAGGTCCAGCTGTTCCTTGTCGGCGGGAACGGCCAGCCGCACATTCACTTTCATGTTGTGCAGGCTGTGCTCGGGCAGAACAGAGCGCAAGCCGGGCATGGAGTTATGGTGAATCGCGTTTTGCACGGCCCGCACCGCCGCTTTTGTCACGTCTTGCCCGTGCAGGTCCACGCCCATTCCGATTTGAATAAACATCACCTTTTCCATCTCTTTCCCTCCTGGCGGGAAAAGCCGGCTGTCCCGGCAGCGTGGGGGGCCGGCTTTTTTGGCCTATTTATGTTTCCACTGTGCAAAAATTTCATCCAGGTCAAGCAGCAGGACAAGCCTGTCGTGCAAGCGGGCAACTCCCCGCAGGTAACGACCTTCGATTCCGGCGACGATCGGGGGAGCGGGTTCGATCAGGCTGAGCGGAATCTGCACGACTTCCGATACCGCATCGACCACAATCCCCGTGCGAAGGCCTTCCAGTTCGACGTCGATAAAGCGGCTCGCTTCCGTCAGCGGCAGCGGCTCCAGCCCGAACATTTTGCGCAGATTGACAATCGAAAGAATTTTTCCGCGCAGATCAATGATGCCTTCCACGTAAGGCGGAGATTTGGGAAAGCGGGTGATCGGCAGTGGTTTGATGATCTCCTTCACCAGCATTGTCGGCAGACCGTAGTGCTCGTCCCCCATTTGAAAGAGGATCGTCTGTACTTGTTCCTCTCCTTCTCCATTCGTCCGCGCCATCGGGTTGTTTAACGCCATCAGGATCGCTCCCTTCACGGTTTCTCCCTACATACATTCCCGCCCGCAAGGCTGAAGAAACATGTGCTGCCTGCTTCTCACCACGGCACGGGTAACAGGTCGATTGAGACAAGCACAACCAACAAGAGACTGATTCCAAAGCTGACAAACACGTTGCGGCTGATCGCCATCAAAACCAGACAGAGCACACTGGCCGCCAGGTAGAGCGGCTGGCTGACGAACCGCCCGTCAACGAGAAACAACGAGGGGAAAATCAGGGCCGCAAAAATGCCAACGGGGATAAACGACAAGCCGCTTTTCAGCCGCGCGGAGAAATAGCGGCCCGGCAGCCGGAGAAAAACGCGGCGGCTCAGATAGGTTACGGCTGCCATTGCCAGGTACAAGAGCAGCGTCTCTCCCGCCGTCATGCGATCCCCTCCTCTCCCTGCGCCTGCCGGTTGGTACCCGCAGTGTCCGGTTCTGCCTGAGGAAAAAGGTAACCGATCAAAAAGGAAATCACGCCCGCTGCCAGCAGGTGCAGCCCGTCTGGCAGGATCAGCGCCAGTCCAACCGCCGCTGCGCCGCAGAAGACGAAGGTGAAGATGCGCAAAGCCGATGTCAGCTGATAGTAGGCGAGTGCGAGAAACATTGCGGTAAAACTGAAGCCGAGCCCCAGCGCGGCCGGATCGGGAATCCAGCGGCCGGCAATCGTTCCCAGCAGGGTCCCCACGTTCCAGCCGGCATAGAGCATCAGGCTGACGGCGACGATATAGCGAATGTCGCTTCCTTGCCGCTGGAAGCGGTTGAGCGTAATCGCGTACTGCTCGTCGCTCAGAAAAAACGCCAGCAGATTGACCTGTTTTGTGGAGAGATGCTGGTAATAGGGGGACAGCGAGAGTCCCATCAGCAAGTGGCGGGAATTGAGCAGAAACGTGGCCAGGACGATTGCCCACCAGCTTGCTTGCTCCGCCAACATGGAGAGGGCGGTGAACTGGGCGGAACCGGCATAGACGATGAGCGACATCGCCGCGCTCTGCCAGGGGGAAAGACCCACCTGCATGCTGAGCGTGCCGAAGATTCCGCCGAACAAGATAAAGCTCAGCGTAATCGGCAGCGCATCGATCAGGCCTTGCCGAAAGGTTGGACCGGTTTTGTTCGCTGCATTCACGATACGAACTCCTTTCGTTCCCGTCTACCCGCGCAGATCTTCGAGCGAGATCCCTTCTTCGACCGCAAAGGTGAAATCTTCTATGTCGTAAAACTGTACCGGTACCTGATGCTCGATCATCCGATTTTGCAGGTCGATCTGATCGGTCAACAGCGGCACTTCCCAACGCATGGCCGAGAGTAAGAGCTCCGTTTCCACCGGGTCAAATGCCTCGCCCCAGTACGCTGTGTCTTCCGCTTTTACCACCGTAATGGTTACCTCTTCATTGTACGGCAGGGAGACGGTTGACCAGGGAGCCACCAATCCCTTTTGCAATTTTTTGCGGATAAAGGGATCGTCGAAGTACTGGATCATCTGCGCGATGATCTTGCGAACGTGTTCATCCTCTCCTTGGTCCAGCATGATCGGTTCAGGACGTTGCAGAATCTCTTCCAATTCGTATATCGTGGAGAGAGGTATCTTGTATTCGACCGGTGCGGGCGGCGCCAAGAGCTCTCCGTACACGGCCAGCATGACCGCCTCCAGGATGAATGTTTTTGCCAATTGACAACCCTCCTCGTCTCCATGATACTTGAATTACTAGGTTGACAACAACTGTCCTTTCAGAGTAACATAGCAGTAGCACATTATTATTGTTATGCATAATCAAAGGGGAGTAGCTTTTACAACAAAGTCGTCAATCACAGGGACAGTGCGCCCTCGGCTTTGTTGGCAACGAGCACGTCGTTGTTAGCAAGACCTTTGCCTATGTGTCTCTACGTAGGTGAGGGTCTTTTTGTATTGACTTCTCGCCTGCCGTAAGATTCCAATTTGTCCGAACGCACTGCGGACGATGCAAAACACGTGCAGAGAGGAGTTGGGCAAACTTGTTCGAATGGGAGTTTCTGAGTGGGCTGCTGTTGATCATTGCAATCGACATTGTGCTCGGCGGAGATAATGCCGTCGTGATTGCGATGGCCAGCCGCAAGCTGCCGGCCGACCAGAAGAAAAAAGCCATCGTGTGGGGGACTGCTGCCGCCATTGTGGTTCGCGTATTGGCCACGCTGGTTGCGGCGAAACTGTTGGAAATCCCCTATCTCTATCTGATCGGCGGTCTCTTGCTCGTCTGGATTTCCTTCAAGCTGCTGGTGGACGAAGACGAGAAGAAGGAGGTCAAGGCCGGGGATAACCTGCTCCAGGCGATCCGGACGATCGTCGTGGCCGATATTCTGATGGGGCTGGACAACGTGCTGGCGATTGCCGGTGCGGCAAAGGGAGACCTCATCCTGATCATTATCGGTCTCTTGATCAGCGTCCCGATCATGATCTGGGGCAGCCACCTGATCTTGCGCGCGATGGAACGCTTCCCGTGGATCGTCTACGCGGGGGCGGGGATACTCGCCTGGACGGCCGCCCAGATGATTGTGCACGAGCAGATCGTCCACGATTTCCTGGGCTCGCAGTGGTTGATCTACGGCTTTAACCTGCTGGTCGTAGCCGCTGTTGTGGTGAGCGGTTATCTCTACCGCAACCGCAGTCAAGGTAGCGAGGCGAAGCAGGAGCTGCCAGCCAAATCAGCGCAGGATGAGATCGGATTGGAACAGTGACGCGCGCGGCGGGCACAACCTTTATGCCGCGCAGCAAAAGGGGTTCCCTCCAAGGGGTGCTTGGAGAAAAAGCGCAAAAATGAACAAACAAACATCCCGTTTCACGAGCAAACGTGGAGCGGGATGTTTGTTTTGGCTGTTTTTTTGGCAGGAAGGGGTACATGGCAAGCTTTTGTGCGGGATGCCCCCGCTGACCCGGAAACATCGTTCCCAGCAGGTGCCAGCTCTGGAGAGCAAACGCCAGCTCTGCAGATGGCCTACGGCGTGGCCCTTTCATCGCCGGCGAACCAGCGCAGCGGGTTCAGTGAGAAACGGGATTGGTACCGATCCTGCCGATGTTTGCGTTTCGTCAACCGCTGCTGCAGCAAATCCATTTCGAATGTCACACGGCGCAGTTCCAGGCGCAGCGATTCCTGCCTTTCTTCAATCTCCGCAATTTTTTCCAGAATGGTTGTCTGGGTCTTTTGCAGCGTGGCGAGTTGAGCCAGCTCCTGTTGAAACTGGCAGAGCGTCTCTTGCACAGCCAGTTCCACTTCCCGAAACGCATGCAACAGCGCGGGGTGATTCGCTTCCGCCTGCGGCGTCGCTGTGCCGCCCGCCGCCGCCTCCGCAAGCAGAAGCGCGTCCGGGGAAAGCCGCCCCTCCGCAATCAGCTGCTGTCTGATGTCCAGCAAGGAGGCGTTTCCGGCATCCTTTCGCTCTTTTACTTCCTTCAGCAAGAGGTACCCCTGTTCGCTGATCAAATAGTGTCCCTGCGCATTTTTTTGCCGTTCATCTACCGGGACAAACATCTCCAACCAGTTGCGGAGGGTGCGGACGTGAAGGCCCAAGCGCTCCGCCACTTCTTTCGAGGACATCCAGACCTGTACTTCCCGACTCATCGCCATCACTCCTTTACACGTTTCCCCTGTGGTATGTCTCATTATAGCACCGATTTTTCCCGGTAAAAGGGAATCGACAAAGGTTCTAAAAATAAATGGATTTTCGCGGGGCAGGGGAAAATTGTCGAAATGGACGGGCGGGCAAGCCGCTGGCTTGCGCTGCCTGCCGCGCGCAGTCGACCCGCCGCCTGCCACGGCGGCGGGAACCGCGGTGGATTCTGCACATATTGGCAGCGGCGCCAGCGTACAATGACAAGGAAGTTGTCCGCAAAAATCCGGAAGAAAAGGGGCTTGCGATGGGGTCCTTCAGCCTTTCCACGACCTTCTTGCTGCTGCTCGTTTCCCTGGCCGGTTGGGCAGGCGGGCTGCTGGTGCTGCTTCGCGCCAGCTGGTCGCAGCGCTGCCTGTATGCATGGGTGAGCGGCGGGGCGGGGCTGTTAACCGCCCTGACCATCCTGGAACTGCTGCCCCGCAGCATGGCGCACGGACATACCTCGTACATGGCGGTCGTGCTGGCCGGCTTTCTGCTGTTTTTCGGCACGGATGCCTTGTTTCAGCACGGCAAAAGGCAGGAGGTGCCCATCGCCGGGCTGGTCACGGGATTGTTGATCCATTCCCTGCTGGAGGGGATGTCGCTGGCCGCCAGCTTTCACCTCGATCGCTCGCTGGGCCTGGCCTTGTTGGTGGCGATGCTTTTGCACAAACTGCCGGATGGCATCACGATCGCGTCGCTGCTGCTTATCTCCGGCAACAGGCGCAAAGCGTTGGCCGGCAGCGGGGGGCTGGGCCTGGCCACCCTTGCCGGCGGCTGGAGCATGCTTGCCGCGGGGGAATGGCTGACTGCCGAGCGGCTGCAGCTCGTCTTCGCCTTGACAACCGGCTTCTTTCTCTACCTGGCGCTGTGCCATCTGGTTCCGTTTGTCCTGAAGAGCAAAGAGACGCGCTTCCAGCTCTCCTTCCTCGCCGGCATTCTCCTGTATCTGCTGCTTTTGCTGGTCTTCCCCCTCCATCCGCATGTATAGGATCGGCTGCTGCGTCCGACAATACAGGAAGAAGCAAAGGAAAAAGGAGGAAGCCTATGGCAGGTGCGAGCGTGCAGCGAAATGCCCAGCGGGAAGATCTCACGCAGCAGCAGACGGAACTGCCTGCGCAAGGAACCGCATTAAACCCGTTGGAGTCGGGCTGGGTCTTTGACGAGCAGGCCTCGGTGGCCCCCGTGGAAAAACTGGACAGTGCGATGCAGCAGGGCGAATGACAACGCAGGGCGTTGCGGGCCCTGTTTTCTTTTTCCGGGCAAGCTCTCGTCACTCGGGACAAGATAGGATATAATGACGGAGGAAAGACATGATGAAGGGGCCGATACATAATGAATAACTTAATGCAAGGAAAAAACATTTTGATCATGGGGGTGGCCAACCATCGCAGCATCGCCTGGGGGATCGCCCAATCACTGGCGAGAGCGGGAGCCAACCTGATTTTCACCTATCAAGGGGAGCGGCTGCGCGACAATGTCGCGGAACTGGCGGCAACCCTGGAGCAGCCGGAGCAAATCCTGATTCCTTGTGATGTGACCAAGGACGAGGATATTGCCGCGGCATTTGCCGCGATCAAGGAAAAAGTGGGGGTGCTGCACGGCCTGGCTCACTGCATTGCCTTCGCCAAGACGGAAGAGCTGGAGGGAGAATTCGTCAACACCTCACGCGACGGATACGCATTGGCGCAGGACATCAGCGCCTATTCACTGGTGGCGGTTGCCCGGGAAGCCCGGCCGCTGATGACCGAGGGCGGCAGCATCGTCACCCTCACCTACCTGGGGGGCGAACGCGTCGTGCCCAACTACAACGTGATGGGTGTGGCCAAGGCGGCGCTTGACGCTTGTGTGCGCTACCTGGCCAACGATTTGGGGAAAGACCAGATCCGGGTCAACGCGATTTCCGCCGGGCCGATTCGCACACTGGCGGCCAAAGGCGTGCGCAACTTTAACAGCATGCTGAAGGAAATTGAGGAAAAAGCGCCGCTGCGCCGCACGGTCGATCAGACCGAAGTGGGCGATACCGCGCTCTTCTTGCTCAGTCATCTGTCGCGGGGCATCACCGGCGAGATTATCCATGTCGATGCCGGTTACAACATCATGGGCCGGTAAGCGCGCGAAGAAGCAGTTCAGGTGGTTTTCGCGAGCTCTCACCTCACCGCATGTATAAAATACTCCCTCCCAAGGCAGGATGAGAGAAAACGCCAAAGGAGGGAGTATTCCTTGTTGCCCGTTATCATTACACATGAAGAACTGCTGCTCCATATGGGCAGAAATGACAGGATCCTGGGCAGCGCGCCCCGTTCCATCTGCGCGGATGACGACGGTCCGCAGACTGATCCGGCCGAGCGGGAACGGGAGTAACCGCAAGCCAGGCTGGCCCTGGTCAGCCTGGCGTCACCGATGCCGCCCCACTCTTTTTTCGTTCGTGACGATTCAGTCTATTTCATCGGTTCGGAGTGATCACAATTGATGGAAAAGGGAGTCTATCTGGTGATCGAAAAAGGCGACCCGGGACAGGAGGGCAGCGTCATCCAGCTGACGCAGCAAGAGTACCTGATCGGGAGACGCTGGCAGAACAACCAACCGGACATCGCCTTCAGCAGCCAGGTTATTTCCAGACGGCACGCAGTGATCAGCCGACAGGGGCATGAGTTTCGGATCGTCGATCTGCGCAGCAAGCACGGCACGGAAGTAAACGGCGTGCCTTTGGCTGACGCCCCCCGCCTCCTGCAGGATGGCGACCGGATCACGCTGGCCAAGGGAGCGGTGGTGCTCTCTTTCAACAATCTTCTCAGCGCGCCTGCCGGCGACTTGGGCATTACGCAAGAATTGAAGCTGCCGCCGGCCGCCGTGGAACCGGGATCGTCTGCGGGGTTGGTGATTCATCTGGAACGGCGGGAGATTCTGCTGGACGGGCAAACCCTCTTGATGTCGGGAAAAGACATGGAACTGCTGCTCCTGCTGTACCAGCGGGTCAATCAGGCGGTCGGCTACGAAGAGATCAAACGGCGAATCTGGCCGGAACGGATCACGGAGTCCAACGGCCAGGTCCCCGACGTCGGGCGCGATGAGATTAGCGCGCTGGTCTACCGTCTGCGCCAAAAACTGGGCCGCTACGGCGAGCGAATCAGGACGATTCCGAGGTACGGCTATATGCTGGATTTGTAATCTCTGCCATCGCTTTGTCACCCTTTTATCATCCCGCTGTGAGCGAAATGTGAGCCTCTTCTCATTACGTCTGGAAAAAGATTCCCTTATCGTAATGGAGGGAAGTGGTCGCATTTTCGCGCGCAGGGAGGGTGAAGCAGGATGGGGAAGGGATTATGTTGCATCGGGCTGCTGCTGATTGCTCTGTTGGCAGGCTGCAGCGAACAGAAACCTTCTGCGGAAGAACGATTCAGGATGTACCTGTCCAACTGGGAGCAAATGCGGTTTGCCGACATGTACGACCAACTGGCCGAAGAGACGCGGCAGCAGATCACCAAGGAGCAGTTCGTCGAACGGTACCAGAAGATATACGGAGCGATTCTCGCCCGCGACCTGCAGATTACGGCAGCCTTCCCACAGGAGGATGCGGAGCATGCAGCGGAACGAATCGTCGTTCAGTATCTGGTCAAGATGGACACCTTTGTCGGACCGCTTACCTTTACCGACCGGGCAACAATCAAAAAGGAGAGCCGGGAAGGCCGGGAAGACTGGTTCGTCGTCTGGAAGCCGGCGATGATCCTGCCCGGCCTTCAGGGAGACGACAAGGTTCGCGTAGAGACGCTGCAGCCGACCCGCGGCAGCATCGTGGACCGCAACGGCCGACCGCTGGCCGCCTACAGGCAGGTGATCAGCGTAGGTGTGAAGCCGGCCGATTATCAGCAGAATTCGCCGGGCGAGAAAGAAGCGATCGCCCGCCTGGCCGGAGTTACCCCCGAGCGGATCGAACAGGCCTTGAGCGAGCCGTGGGTAAAGCCGGAGCATTTTGTGGCCATCGCGACGCTGTCTGCCGACGATGAACGGCTGCCGCTGTTGCAGGAACGGAAAGGGGTTGTCCTTCGCGCCGAGCAGGTGCGGTATTATCCGTACGGAGAAGCGGCTGCGCATCTGATCGGTTACGTCGGACCGATCAGCGCGGAGGAGCTGGAGCTGCTCGGGCCGAAGGGATATGCGCCGAGTGATGTCGTTGGCAAGCGCGGATTGGAACAGATCCTGGAAGACGAACTACGCGGCAGCCCAGGCGGCCGCATTGTGATCACGGACGCCGCGGGCAGGAGCAAACAGGTGCTTCGGGAAAAACGGCCGACAAACGGCAAAACGATCGCCCTGACGATCGATGCGGAATTACAGCGGACGATTTTTCAGCAGATGAAGGATGATGCCGGGACCGCGGCGGCGATCCACCCTGTCACGGGTGACGTCCTCGCGTTGGTCAGTGCGCCTGCCTACGACCCCAACACCTTTATCCAGGGGGTAAGCGCGAAGCAGTGGCAGGAGTGGCAGGAGAATCCAGACAAGCCGCTTTTAAATCGCTTCAGTCAGG contains:
- a CDS encoding chemotaxis protein CheW; translated protein: MALNNPMARTNGEGEEQVQTILFQMGDEHYGLPTMLVKEIIKPLPITRFPKSPPYVEGIIDLRGKILSIVNLRKMFGLEPLPLTEASRFIDVELEGLRTGIVVDAVSEVVQIPLSLIEPAPPIVAGIEGRYLRGVARLHDRLVLLLDLDEIFAQWKHK
- the fabI gene encoding enoyl-ACP reductase FabI, with protein sequence MNNLMQGKNILIMGVANHRSIAWGIAQSLARAGANLIFTYQGERLRDNVAELAATLEQPEQILIPCDVTKDEDIAAAFAAIKEKVGVLHGLAHCIAFAKTEELEGEFVNTSRDGYALAQDISAYSLVAVAREARPLMTEGGSIVTLTYLGGERVVPNYNVMGVAKAALDACVRYLANDLGKDQIRVNAISAGPIRTLAAKGVRNFNSMLKEIEEKAPLRRTVDQTEVGDTALFLLSHLSRGITGEIIHVDAGYNIMGR
- a CDS encoding ZIP family metal transporter, which produces MDFRGAGENCRNGRAGKPLACAACRAQSTRRLPRRREPRWILHILAAAPAYNDKEVVRKNPEEKGLAMGSFSLSTTFLLLLVSLAGWAGGLLVLLRASWSQRCLYAWVSGGAGLLTALTILELLPRSMAHGHTSYMAVVLAGFLLFFGTDALFQHGKRQEVPIAGLVTGLLIHSLLEGMSLAASFHLDRSLGLALLVAMLLHKLPDGITIASLLLISGNRRKALAGSGGLGLATLAGGWSMLAAGEWLTAERLQLVFALTTGFFLYLALCHLVPFVLKSKETRFQLSFLAGILLYLLLLLVFPLHPHV
- a CDS encoding Lin0512 family protein, giving the protein MEKVMFIQIGMGVDLHGQDVTKAAVRAVQNAIHHNSMPGLRSVLPEHSLHNMKVNVRLAVPADKEQLDLAAVRAELPYGQVTFEVIDGGMLTTSGVVLPDKGDQNDLIYVVIASVEVGY
- a CDS encoding MerR family transcriptional regulator, with amino-acid sequence MSREVQVWMSSKEVAERLGLHVRTLRNWLEMFVPVDERQKNAQGHYLISEQGYLLLKEVKERKDAGNASLLDIRQQLIAEGRLSPDALLLAEAAAGGTATPQAEANHPALLHAFREVELAVQETLCQFQQELAQLATLQKTQTTILEKIAEIEERQESLRLELRRVTFEMDLLQQRLTKRKHRQDRYQSRFSLNPLRWFAGDERATP
- the surE gene encoding 5'/3'-nucleotidase SurE; the protein is MLRILVSNDDGINARGIRLLVETILTLPEVEVFVVAPADEKSGVGHSITYRSALSPTPHPFYGLPVQAWQVNGTPADCIKSAYHLLFADQKKPDLVLSGINVGNNLGRDVYYSGTCSAAREAVILGIPAVALSYDNFFHQAEFGEAGAIVQPLLQHFVEQVKQHQLPLEVFWNVNIPHRKRSEIKGYAPAILSLYHYEDLYQREAEGYWLRRQYKDADGDERDDYHLLTNGYVTVTPIHIDSTDRRLLDEMARWPLMTGWSGEEKEEKKG
- a CDS encoding ADP-heptose synthase, with the protein product MAKTFILEAVMLAVYGELLAPPAPVEYKIPLSTIYELEEILQRPEPIMLDQGEDEHVRKIIAQMIQYFDDPFIRKKLQKGLVAPWSTVSLPYNEEVTITVVKAEDTAYWGEAFDPVETELLLSAMRWEVPLLTDQIDLQNRMIEHQVPVQFYDIEDFTFAVEEGISLEDLRG
- the thpR gene encoding RNA 2',3'-cyclic phosphodiesterase produces the protein MRLFVAIDIPREAAGYLESVQRMVKGELAAKRWQPWKNLHLTLHFLGEVSEASVPELVADMEQVGSLVAPFRLALGRFGVFPQPDRPHVLWLGVAEQGQGQALQRIHHLLGQRLARHGWLTLDKRPYKPHITLARGPFRGTLPVPLTDWDARFLGTTPPSWSVQAIHLYRSQLLPQGAVHTLLHSAPLTGGPSASGEQKA
- a CDS encoding FHA domain-containing protein, with translation MEKGVYLVIEKGDPGQEGSVIQLTQQEYLIGRRWQNNQPDIAFSSQVISRRHAVISRQGHEFRIVDLRSKHGTEVNGVPLADAPRLLQDGDRITLAKGAVVLSFNNLLSAPAGDLGITQELKLPPAAVEPGSSAGLVIHLERREILLDGQTLLMSGKDMELLLLLYQRVNQAVGYEEIKRRIWPERITESNGQVPDVGRDEISALVYRLRQKLGRYGERIRTIPRYGYMLDL
- a CDS encoding AzlD domain-containing protein, which produces MTAGETLLLYLAMAAVTYLSRRVFLRLPGRYFSARLKSGLSFIPVGIFAALIFPSLFLVDGRFVSQPLYLAASVLCLVLMAISRNVFVSFGISLLLVVLVSIDLLPVPW
- a CDS encoding TerC family protein, whose product is MFEWEFLSGLLLIIAIDIVLGGDNAVVIAMASRKLPADQKKKAIVWGTAAAIVVRVLATLVAAKLLEIPYLYLIGGLLLVWISFKLLVDEDEKKEVKAGDNLLQAIRTIVVADILMGLDNVLAIAGAAKGDLILIIIGLLISVPIMIWGSHLILRAMERFPWIVYAGAGILAWTAAQMIVHEQIVHDFLGSQWLIYGFNLLVVAAVVVSGYLYRNRSQGSEAKQELPAKSAQDEIGLEQ
- a CDS encoding AzlC family ABC transporter permease — protein: MNAANKTGPTFRQGLIDALPITLSFILFGGIFGTLSMQVGLSPWQSAAMSLIVYAGSAQFTALSMLAEQASWWAIVLATFLLNSRHLLMGLSLSPYYQHLSTKQVNLLAFFLSDEQYAITLNRFQRQGSDIRYIVAVSLMLYAGWNVGTLLGTIAGRWIPDPAALGLGFSFTAMFLALAYYQLTSALRIFTFVFCGAAAVGLALILPDGLHLLAAGVISFLIGYLFPQAEPDTAGTNRQAQGEEGIA